The Tardiphaga alba genome includes a window with the following:
- a CDS encoding SURF1 family protein yields the protein MTAPASAGEAERAPRGKVTLTLLAVLALLGIAGFTALGLWQVERRAWKLDLIARVDQRSHAAPAAAPGPAAWLAISRNDDEYRRVTVTGTFLPNADTLVQAVSDRGPGFWVLTPLRTDSGFTVLVNRGFVSSDERKADGFDAPAAPVSVTGLLRITEPKGGFLRSNDPVAQRWFSRDVAAIAESRKLGAVAPYFIDADTALDAPGQPHGGLTVVSFPNNHAVYIFTWFGLALMLAGAALFVARYEWKIRKKSPSRV from the coding sequence ATGACCGCGCCTGCATCGGCCGGCGAGGCTGAGCGGGCGCCGCGCGGGAAGGTCACGCTCACGCTGCTGGCCGTTCTCGCGCTTCTTGGAATTGCAGGCTTCACGGCGCTCGGCCTCTGGCAGGTCGAACGCCGCGCCTGGAAGCTGGACCTGATCGCACGTGTCGATCAGCGCAGCCACGCCGCACCCGCTGCTGCACCCGGGCCCGCGGCGTGGCTGGCCATTTCCCGCAACGACGACGAATACCGCCGCGTCACCGTCACCGGCACGTTCCTCCCCAATGCGGATACGCTGGTTCAGGCCGTGTCCGATCGGGGACCTGGCTTTTGGGTCCTGACGCCGCTCCGCACGGACAGCGGCTTCACCGTTCTCGTCAATCGCGGTTTCGTTAGTTCCGACGAACGCAAGGCGGATGGCTTTGATGCTCCGGCAGCGCCCGTCAGCGTCACCGGCCTCCTGCGGATCACGGAGCCGAAGGGCGGCTTTTTGCGCAGCAATGATCCCGTGGCCCAGCGCTGGTTCTCACGCGATGTGGCTGCCATTGCCGAAAGCCGCAAGCTCGGTGCCGTCGCCCCGTATTTCATCGACGCCGACACGGCGCTCGATGCGCCCGGCCAGCCTCATGGCGGGCTGACCGTCGTGTCGTTCCCGAACAATCATGCGGTCTATATTTTCACCTGGTTCGGTCTGGCCCTGATGCTGGCCGGCGCCGCTCTGTTCGTTGCCCGCTACGAGTGGAAGATTCGGAAAAAATCACCATCTCGCGTATGA
- the gyrB gene encoding DNA topoisomerase (ATP-hydrolyzing) subunit B: MTEPARQPIAETEHVVPAEYGAESIRVLKGLDAVRKRPGMYIGDTDDGSGLHHMVYEVVDNAIDEALAGHATAVEVVLNADGSVTVRDDGRGIPVDIHKGEGISAAEVIMTQLHAGGKFDQNSYKVSGGLHGVGVSVVNALSSKLVLRVWRNDKEHIIEFAHGEAVAPLAVVGDANGKRGTEVTFYASAETFTMVEYDFATLEHRLRELAFLNSGVNILLSDLRHPEEKHERMMYDGGVEEFVKYLDRNKKAMVPTPIVMRSEQNGISVEVAMWWNDSYHENVLCFTNNIPQRDGGTHLAGFRGALTRQVNGYAEVIAKKEKIALTGDDCREGLTAVLSVKVPDPKFSSQTKDKLVSSEVRPVVENGINEALAAWFEEHPAEAKTIVNKVIEAGAAREAARKARELTRRKGALDIASLPGKLADCQERDPAKSELFIVEGDSAGGSAKQGRNREFQAVLPLRGKILNVERARFDKMLSSEQIGTLITALGTGIGREDFDLSKLRYHKIILMTDADVDGAHIRTLLLTFFFRQMPTLIEGGYLYIAQPPLYKVTRGKSEQYLKDERALEDYLIETGLDDCLFRTSSGEERTGRDLLSLVEDARVIRSTLNNLHSRYNRDVVEQAAIAGVLNVEVTRDLAVANEAAAYIARRMDSLADEVERGWTGAFREGEGFFFERTIRGVKDVAFIDDALLGSADARKLDEYAQRLQEAYPKSGTLRRKDMEFAIHGPVSLFESVTDAGRKGLALQRYKGLGEMNPGQLWETTLDTNVRSLLQVKVKEVDEADDIFTKLMGDVVEPRREFIQDNSLSANVDV, translated from the coding sequence ATGACTGAACCAGCCCGGCAGCCCATCGCCGAAACCGAGCACGTCGTTCCCGCCGAATATGGTGCGGAATCGATCCGGGTCCTGAAGGGACTCGATGCCGTCCGCAAGCGGCCAGGCATGTATATCGGCGACACCGATGACGGTTCCGGCCTGCATCACATGGTCTATGAAGTCGTCGATAACGCCATCGACGAGGCGCTGGCGGGTCATGCCACTGCCGTGGAAGTCGTGCTCAATGCCGATGGTTCGGTAACCGTGCGCGATGACGGCCGCGGCATTCCCGTGGACATCCACAAGGGCGAAGGCATTTCCGCGGCCGAGGTCATCATGACCCAGCTCCATGCCGGCGGAAAATTCGACCAGAACTCCTACAAGGTCTCAGGCGGCCTGCACGGCGTCGGCGTGTCCGTCGTCAATGCGCTGTCGAGCAAGCTGGTGCTGCGCGTCTGGCGCAACGACAAGGAACACATCATCGAATTCGCCCATGGCGAAGCGGTCGCTCCGCTCGCCGTGGTCGGCGATGCCAATGGCAAGCGCGGCACCGAAGTGACGTTCTATGCCTCGGCTGAAACCTTCACCATGGTGGAATATGATTTCGCCACGCTGGAGCACCGCCTGCGCGAGCTCGCTTTCCTGAATTCCGGCGTCAACATCCTGCTCTCCGATCTCCGTCATCCCGAGGAGAAGCACGAGCGGATGATGTATGACGGTGGCGTCGAGGAATTCGTCAAATATCTCGACCGCAACAAGAAGGCGATGGTGCCGACACCCATCGTGATGCGCTCGGAACAGAACGGCATCTCGGTGGAAGTCGCCATGTGGTGGAACGACAGCTACCACGAAAATGTGCTGTGCTTCACCAACAACATCCCGCAGCGTGACGGCGGCACTCATCTCGCCGGCTTCCGCGGCGCGCTAACGCGCCAGGTCAACGGCTATGCCGAAGTGATCGCCAAGAAAGAGAAGATCGCACTGACCGGCGACGACTGTCGTGAAGGCCTCACCGCTGTTTTGTCGGTGAAGGTGCCGGATCCGAAATTCTCGTCGCAGACCAAGGACAAGCTGGTGTCCTCGGAAGTGCGTCCCGTCGTGGAGAACGGCATCAACGAGGCACTGGCCGCCTGGTTCGAAGAACATCCCGCCGAAGCCAAGACCATCGTCAACAAGGTGATCGAAGCCGGCGCTGCACGTGAAGCGGCCCGCAAGGCACGCGAACTGACCCGCCGCAAGGGCGCGCTGGATATCGCCTCGCTGCCCGGCAAGCTCGCCGACTGTCAGGAGCGCGATCCCGCCAAGTCTGAACTGTTCATCGTCGAGGGTGACTCGGCAGGCGGCTCGGCAAAACAGGGACGCAACCGCGAATTCCAGGCCGTACTGCCGCTGCGCGGCAAGATCCTCAACGTGGAACGCGCGCGCTTCGACAAGATGCTGTCGTCGGAACAGATCGGCACGCTGATCACCGCGCTCGGCACCGGCATCGGCCGAGAAGATTTCGATCTCTCGAAACTACGCTACCACAAGATCATCCTGATGACGGACGCCGACGTCGACGGCGCGCATATTCGTACGCTGCTGTTGACCTTTTTCTTCCGCCAGATGCCGACGCTGATCGAAGGCGGCTATCTCTATATCGCGCAACCGCCGCTCTATAAGGTGACGCGCGGCAAGTCCGAGCAGTATCTGAAGGACGAGCGCGCGCTGGAAGATTACCTGATCGAGACCGGCCTCGACGACTGCCTGTTCCGCACGTCATCCGGCGAAGAACGTACCGGCCGCGACCTGCTGTCGCTGGTGGAAGACGCCCGCGTCATCCGCTCGACGCTGAACAATCTGCATTCGCGCTATAATCGCGACGTGGTCGAGCAAGCGGCGATTGCCGGCGTGCTGAATGTCGAGGTGACGCGCGATCTCGCTGTTGCCAACGAGGCTGCCGCCTATATTGCGCGCCGCATGGACTCGCTCGCTGATGAAGTCGAGCGCGGCTGGACCGGCGCCTTCCGGGAAGGCGAAGGCTTCTTCTTCGAGCGCACTATCCGTGGCGTGAAGGACGTCGCCTTCATCGACGACGCCCTGCTCGGCTCGGCCGATGCCCGCAAGCTCGATGAATATGCACAGCGCCTGCAGGAGGCCTATCCGAAATCCGGTACCCTGCGCCGCAAGGACATGGAATTCGCCATCCACGGCCCGGTCTCGCTGTTCGAGTCCGTCACCGATGCCGGCCGCAAGGGCCTTGCTCTGCAGCGTTACAAAGGTCTCGGCGAGATGAATCCTGGCCAGCTCTGGGAAACCACGCTGGACACCAATGTGCGCTCATTGCTGCAGGTGAAGGTCAAGGAAGTCGACGAGGCCGACGACATCTTCACCAAGCTGATGGGCGACGTCGTGGAACCGCGCCGCGAATTCATCCAGGACAATTCGCTCAGCGCGAATGTAGACGTGTAA
- a CDS encoding ATP-binding protein, whose product MVIRSAPAIAVPLDERTNVKNINLLIQLRWIAVVGQVLTIGFVHFLMGITLPLIPMVAVLCGSVFINVVSQEWLRRKTDARDRELLLLLLMDVAALTAQLYLSGGATNPFVSLYLLQVTLGAMLLDSRSTWVVVIVACLSFAGLIVFHRPLALPDTMTADLFQLHIIGTLICFALDAALIVVFMTRIARNLRERDNGLASLRQQAAEEDHIVRMGLLASGAAHELGTPLASLSVILSDWRRMPALASDPELMQEIAEMQADVQRCKTIVTGILMSAGDMRGEAPVVTSVNDFFGELADEWRMARSNDTLVYENRFGEDMPIVSDSALKQMIFNVLDNASEVSPLWVRLGIERDGDVLQLKVSDMGPGFDKARLAGFGKPYNSSKGRPGRGLGLFLVVNAVRKLGGTVVADNRPVGGAVVTLSLPLSALAIGARKHVG is encoded by the coding sequence ATGGTGATCCGGTCTGCTCCGGCTATTGCGGTGCCGCTGGACGAGCGCACCAATGTCAAGAACATCAACCTGCTGATCCAGCTGCGCTGGATTGCCGTGGTCGGGCAGGTCCTGACCATAGGTTTCGTGCATTTCTTGATGGGGATCACGCTGCCATTGATCCCCATGGTGGCGGTGCTGTGCGGCTCGGTTTTCATCAATGTGGTCAGCCAGGAATGGCTGCGCCGCAAGACCGATGCGCGCGACCGCGAACTGCTGTTGCTGTTGCTGATGGACGTGGCGGCATTGACGGCGCAGCTCTATCTCAGCGGCGGCGCCACCAATCCGTTCGTGTCGCTCTATCTGTTGCAGGTGACGCTCGGCGCCATGCTGCTCGACTCGCGTTCGACCTGGGTCGTGGTGATCGTTGCGTGCCTGAGTTTCGCCGGCCTGATTGTCTTCCATCGTCCGCTGGCGCTGCCGGACACGATGACTGCCGATCTGTTCCAGCTGCACATCATTGGCACGCTGATCTGTTTCGCGCTCGATGCGGCGCTGATCGTCGTGTTCATGACGCGCATCGCCCGCAATCTGCGTGAGCGTGATAACGGTCTCGCATCGTTACGCCAGCAGGCTGCCGAAGAAGATCATATCGTCCGCATGGGCCTGCTCGCCTCCGGTGCTGCGCATGAATTGGGAACGCCGCTCGCCTCGCTATCGGTGATCCTCAGCGACTGGCGACGCATGCCGGCGCTCGCCAGCGATCCTGAACTGATGCAGGAAATCGCCGAGATGCAGGCCGACGTGCAGCGCTGCAAGACCATCGTCACCGGCATTCTGATGTCGGCCGGCGACATGCGCGGAGAGGCTCCGGTTGTCACGTCCGTGAATGACTTCTTCGGCGAACTCGCCGATGAGTGGCGCATGGCCAGATCGAATGACACGCTGGTGTATGAGAACAGGTTCGGCGAGGACATGCCGATCGTGTCGGACTCCGCCTTGAAGCAGATGATCTTTAACGTGCTCGACAATGCCAGCGAAGTGTCGCCGCTCTGGGTTCGGCTCGGCATCGAGCGTGATGGCGACGTGCTGCAGCTCAAGGTCAGCGACATGGGGCCGGGGTTCGACAAGGCCAGGCTGGCGGGTTTTGGCAAGCCGTATAATTCCAGCAAGGGGCGGCCGGGCCGCGGCCTCGGCCTCTTCCTTGTCGTCAACGCCGTCCGTAAACTGGGCGGCACCGTGGTTGCGGACAATCGCCCGGTCGGCGGCGCCGTCGTGACGCTGTCTTTGCCCTTGTCCGCCCTCGCGATCGGAGCGCGCAAACATGTCGGATGA
- the cyoA gene encoding ubiquinol oxidase subunit II, protein MGKTLSRLRILLLLPLVALLGGCNFVVMNPAGDIAVQQRDLVVVSVVLMLLIIIPVMFLIVFFAWKYRQANTEAKYEPDWDHSTHLELVIWAMPLLIIICLGAITWSSTHLLDPYRRLDRIAPGNAATLNEPLVVEVVALDWKWLFIYPEYGVAAVNELAAPVDRQIRFKITATSVMNSFYIPALAGQIYAMPGMETKLHAVINKAGKYDGFSANYSGAGFSNMRFAFHGVDQAGFDAWIAKAKGSQDKLSRDVYLELEKPSEKVPVKLYNSVDADLYKLILNMCAQPGKMCMSEMMAIDSRGGMGLASARNILPLKYNISQLDGSAAVKNYVASVCTVADAIREAADRTFTPGDSTPVTGVGLSRPGRAPAPLQFTPAPPAERRASNT, encoded by the coding sequence ATGGGTAAGACCTTGAGCCGCCTGAGAATCCTCCTTTTGCTGCCTTTGGTTGCCCTGCTGGGCGGCTGCAATTTCGTGGTCATGAATCCTGCGGGTGACATCGCAGTGCAGCAGCGCGATCTCGTGGTCGTGTCCGTGGTGCTGATGCTGCTCATCATCATCCCGGTGATGTTCCTGATCGTGTTTTTCGCCTGGAAATATCGCCAGGCAAACACCGAAGCCAAATATGAGCCGGATTGGGATCACTCCACCCATCTCGAGCTCGTCATCTGGGCGATGCCGCTGCTGATCATCATCTGCTTGGGCGCCATCACCTGGAGCAGCACCCATCTGCTCGATCCGTATCGCCGTCTCGACCGTATCGCGCCCGGCAATGCCGCGACGCTGAATGAGCCGTTGGTGGTCGAGGTCGTTGCGCTCGATTGGAAGTGGCTCTTTATCTATCCGGAATATGGCGTGGCTGCGGTCAACGAACTCGCTGCGCCGGTGGATCGCCAGATCCGCTTCAAGATCACCGCCACCTCGGTGATGAACTCGTTCTACATCCCCGCACTGGCCGGCCAGATCTATGCGATGCCGGGCATGGAGACCAAGCTCCACGCCGTCATCAACAAGGCCGGCAAATATGACGGCTTCTCGGCGAACTATTCGGGTGCCGGCTTCTCCAACATGCGCTTCGCCTTCCATGGCGTCGATCAAGCCGGTTTCGATGCCTGGATCGCCAAGGCCAAAGGCAGCCAGGACAAGCTGAGCCGCGACGTCTATCTCGAACTCGAAAAGCCGAGCGAGAAGGTGCCTGTGAAGCTCTACAACAGCGTCGATGCCGATCTGTACAAGTTGATCCTCAATATGTGCGCCCAGCCCGGCAAGATGTGCATGAGCGAGATGATGGCCATCGACTCCCGCGGTGGCATGGGCCTCGCCAGCGCCCGCAACATCCTGCCGCTGAAGTACAACATCTCGCAGCTCGACGGTTCGGCTGCGGTGAAGAACTACGTGGCCAGCGTCTGCACCGTCGCCGACGCCATCCGCGAAGCTGCGGATCGCACCTTCACGCCAGGCGATTCGACGCCGGTGACGGGTGTCGGTCTGTCGCGCCCGGGCCGTGCGCCCGCTCCGCTCCAATTCACGCCTGCGCCGCCCGCCGAGCGACGCGCTTCCAACACCTGA
- a CDS encoding response regulator transcription factor, whose protein sequence is MSDERLLIIIEDDEGFARTLKRSFERRGYTVLHAEGFETLTDVLGDKVPGYAVVDLKLAGASGLTCVEALHALSEEMLIVVLTGYASIATAVEAIKLGACHYLAKPSNTDDIEEAFQKAAGDTQVALTERQTSIKTLEWERIHQTLVESDFNISETARRLGMHRRTLARKLEKRQVN, encoded by the coding sequence ATGTCGGATGAACGTCTGCTGATCATCATCGAGGACGATGAAGGCTTTGCCCGCACGCTGAAACGCTCTTTCGAGCGCCGCGGTTACACCGTACTGCATGCTGAGGGCTTCGAGACGCTCACCGACGTGCTCGGCGACAAGGTGCCGGGATATGCGGTGGTCGATCTCAAGCTCGCGGGCGCCTCGGGTCTCACTTGCGTCGAGGCGCTGCATGCGCTGAGCGAAGAGATGCTGATCGTCGTTCTCACCGGCTATGCGAGCATTGCCACGGCGGTCGAGGCGATCAAGCTCGGCGCTTGCCACTATCTCGCCAAGCCCTCGAACACCGACGATATCGAGGAAGCCTTTCAGAAAGCGGCGGGCGACACCCAGGTGGCGCTCACCGAACGCCAGACGTCGATCAAGACGCTGGAATGGGAGCGCATCCACCAGACGCTGGTGGAAAGCGATTTCAACATCTCCGAGACGGCGCGCCGCCTCGGAATGCATCGGCGGACGCTGGCACGGAAGCTGGAAAAGCGTCAGGTGAACTGA
- the cyoB gene encoding cytochrome o ubiquinol oxidase subunit I, with amino-acid sequence MSAATGIAENTGLAKILFGRLTFESLPLHEPIVVATFCAVALGGIALVAGLTYFRLWGYLWKEWFTSVDHKKIGIMYMILGLVMFLRGFADAVMMRLQQALAFGGSEGYLNAHHYDQVFTAHGVIMIFFVAMPFVTGLMNYIVPLQIGARDVSFPFLNNFSFWMTTGGAILVMISLFVGEFAKTGWLAYPPLSNIGYSPDVGVDYYIWALQVAGVGTTLSGINLIATIVKMRCPGMTMMKMPVFTWTSLCTNVLIVASFPVLTACLALLSLDRYVGTNFFTNDLGGNPMMYVNLIWIWGHPEVYILVLPIFGVFSEVTSTFSGKKLFGYTSMVYATVCITILSYLVWLHHFFTMGSGASVNSFFGITTMIISIPTGAKIFNWLFTMYRGRIRFDLPMMWTVAFMLTFVIGGMTGVMLAIPPADFVLHNSLFLIAHFHNVIIGGVVFGVFAAINFWFPKAFGFKLDEFWGKVSFWFWVVGFWVAFTPLYVLGLMGVTRRMRVFDDPSLQIWFVIAGIGAAMIAVGIGALLVQIAVSIWRRKELADHTGDPWNGRTLEWATSSPPPDYNFAFTPVVHDNDAWYDMKNRGYQRPLQGFKPIHMPKNTGAGIILSGFATALGFALIWYMWLLAAVCFLAVIAGAIYHTFNYKRDYHIPVDHVINTEAERTKLLAAQVAS; translated from the coding sequence ATGTCTGCTGCAACCGGAATTGCTGAAAACACCGGGCTGGCGAAGATTCTCTTCGGTCGCCTCACCTTCGAATCGCTGCCGCTGCACGAGCCGATCGTCGTCGCCACCTTCTGCGCGGTTGCGCTCGGTGGCATCGCGCTCGTGGCTGGCCTGACCTATTTCCGTCTCTGGGGCTATCTCTGGAAGGAATGGTTCACCAGCGTTGATCACAAGAAGATCGGCATCATGTATATGATCCTCGGTCTCGTGATGTTTTTGCGCGGCTTTGCCGATGCCGTCATGATGCGTCTGCAGCAGGCGCTGGCCTTCGGCGGCTCCGAAGGCTACCTCAACGCCCACCACTATGATCAGGTCTTCACCGCCCACGGCGTGATCATGATCTTCTTCGTGGCGATGCCCTTCGTTACCGGCCTGATGAACTACATCGTGCCGCTGCAAATCGGCGCCCGCGACGTTTCGTTCCCGTTCCTGAACAACTTCTCGTTCTGGATGACCACCGGCGGCGCGATCCTCGTCATGATCTCGCTGTTCGTCGGTGAATTCGCCAAGACCGGCTGGCTGGCCTATCCGCCGCTTTCGAATATCGGCTATAGCCCGGATGTCGGCGTCGATTACTACATATGGGCGCTACAGGTCGCGGGTGTCGGCACGACGCTATCGGGCATCAACCTGATTGCGACCATCGTGAAGATGCGCTGCCCCGGCATGACCATGATGAAGATGCCGGTCTTCACCTGGACCTCGCTCTGCACCAACGTTCTGATCGTCGCGTCCTTCCCGGTCCTGACCGCGTGTCTGGCCCTGCTGTCGCTCGATCGTTACGTCGGCACCAACTTCTTCACGAACGATCTCGGCGGCAACCCGATGATGTACGTGAACCTGATCTGGATCTGGGGCCACCCGGAAGTCTACATCCTGGTGCTGCCGATCTTCGGCGTGTTCTCGGAAGTGACCTCGACCTTCTCTGGCAAGAAACTGTTCGGCTACACCTCGATGGTCTACGCCACGGTCTGCATCACGATCCTGTCCTATCTGGTCTGGCTGCATCACTTCTTCACCATGGGCTCGGGCGCGAGTGTGAACTCGTTCTTCGGCATCACCACGATGATCATCTCGATCCCGACCGGTGCGAAGATCTTCAACTGGCTGTTCACGATGTATCGCGGCCGCATCCGGTTCGATTTGCCGATGATGTGGACTGTCGCCTTTATGCTGACCTTCGTGATCGGTGGCATGACCGGCGTCATGCTGGCGATTCCGCCGGCCGACTTCGTGCTGCACAACTCGCTGTTCCTGATCGCCCACTTCCACAACGTCATCATCGGCGGCGTGGTGTTCGGCGTGTTCGCCGCGATCAACTTCTGGTTCCCGAAGGCGTTCGGCTTCAAGCTCGATGAGTTCTGGGGCAAGGTGTCGTTCTGGTTCTGGGTCGTCGGCTTCTGGGTCGCCTTCACGCCGCTTTATGTGCTCGGCCTGATGGGCGTCACCCGCCGCATGCGCGTGTTCGACGATCCGTCGCTGCAGATCTGGTTCGTCATCGCCGGCATCGGCGCTGCGATGATCGCCGTCGGTATCGGCGCCCTGCTGGTGCAGATCGCGGTCAGCATCTGGCGGCGCAAGGAACTCGCCGATCACACCGGCGATCCCTGGAACGGCCGTACGCTGGAATGGGCGACCTCGTCGCCGCCGCCGGACTACAACTTCGCCTTCACGCCGGTCGTGCACGACAATGATGCCTGGTACGACATGAAGAACCGCGGTTATCAGCGTCCGCTGCAGGGCTTCAAGCCAATCCATATGCCGAAGAACACCGGCGCAGGCATCATCCTGTCGGGCTTTGCCACTGCACTCGGCTTCGCGCTGATCTGGTACATGTGGCTGCTTGCGGCGGTCTGTTTTCTCGCGGTCATCGCCGGCGCGATCTATCACACCTTCAACTACAAGCGTGACTACCACATCCCGGTGGACCACGTGATCAACACGGAAGCCGAGCGTACCAAGCTCCTGGCAGCACAGGTCGCATCATGA
- the cyoC gene encoding cytochrome o ubiquinol oxidase subunit III: MSASTQTMNGEAPVFYVADEHDHPPGQSTMLGFWLYLMSDCLIFAMLFATFGVLGTSYAAGPGPKDLFDLKLVALNTAMLLFSSITYGFAMLAMMKGKVGSTQMWLAITGLFGLAFLCIELYEFHHMIHEGAGWWRSAFLSSFFALVGTHGLHVTFGIIWLVVLMVQVAKFGLIEANQRRLMCLSMFWHFLDVVWIGVFTFVYLMGVVR, encoded by the coding sequence ATGAGCGCATCGACTCAAACCATGAACGGCGAGGCGCCGGTCTTCTACGTCGCCGACGAGCACGATCATCCGCCCGGCCAGAGCACCATGCTCGGCTTCTGGCTCTACCTGATGAGCGACTGCCTGATTTTCGCGATGCTGTTCGCGACCTTCGGCGTGCTCGGCACCAGCTATGCCGCAGGCCCCGGCCCGAAGGATCTGTTCGATCTCAAGCTGGTCGCGCTCAACACCGCGATGCTGCTGTTCTCCTCCATCACCTACGGCTTCGCCATGCTGGCGATGATGAAGGGCAAGGTCGGCTCGACGCAGATGTGGCTGGCGATCACCGGCCTGTTCGGTCTCGCCTTCTTGTGCATCGAACTCTACGAATTCCACCACATGATCCATGAAGGTGCGGGTTGGTGGCGCAGTGCCTTCCTGTCGTCCTTCTTCGCGCTGGTCGGCACCCACGGTCTGCACGTCACGTTCGGCATCATCTGGCTGGTGGTGCTGATGGTGCAGGTGGCGAAGTTCGGTCTCATCGAGGCCAATCAGCGTCGCCTGATGTGTCTCAGCATGTTCTGGCACTTCCTCGACGTCGTCTGGATCGGCGTCTTCACCTTCGTCTATCTGATGGGAGTCGTGCGATGA
- the recF gene encoding DNA replication/repair protein RecF (All proteins in this family for which functions are known are DNA-binding proteins that assist the filamentation of RecA onto DNA for the initiation of recombination or recombinational repair.), whose amino-acid sequence MTASRIHRLSLTNFRSYRAASLETSADMVALVGPNGAGKTNCIEAISFLSPGRGLRRATLEDVGNNEGDGSWAVSATVEGEVGLASLGTGIDPPMEGASISRRCRIDREPVSSAAAFGDHLRMVWLTPAMDQLFMGAASERRRFFDRLVLAIDKDHNGRVSALERSLRSRNRLLEQRSSDSHWLDAVERETAELAVAVAAMRGETVTRLAAMLHKRGAASAFPSALIALDGWMEQALANEPATAVEDRYRAILRDNRPRDAAAGRTLDGPHLTDLQVIYAPKNMPARDASTGEQKALLIGLILAHATLVAEMTGITPLLLLDEIVAHLDPDRRRSLFGELSTLGAQVWMTGADPAAFADLGPMGEVFDVIQGKIARRA is encoded by the coding sequence ATGACCGCCTCCCGTATCCATCGCCTGTCGCTGACCAATTTCCGCTCCTATCGCGCGGCGTCGCTTGAGACATCCGCCGACATGGTGGCCCTCGTCGGCCCCAACGGCGCCGGCAAGACCAATTGCATCGAGGCGATCTCGTTTCTCTCCCCGGGCCGCGGCCTGCGCCGCGCCACGCTGGAGGATGTCGGCAATAACGAAGGCGATGGCTCCTGGGCCGTATCGGCGACGGTCGAGGGGGAAGTTGGCCTCGCAAGCCTCGGCACCGGCATCGACCCGCCGATGGAGGGCGCATCCATCTCGCGCCGTTGTCGCATCGACCGCGAACCGGTGAGTTCCGCGGCAGCATTCGGCGACCACCTGCGCATGGTGTGGCTGACGCCGGCGATGGACCAGTTGTTCATGGGCGCGGCGTCGGAGCGACGACGTTTCTTCGACCGGCTGGTGCTTGCCATCGACAAGGATCACAACGGCCGCGTCTCCGCGCTGGAACGTAGCCTGCGTTCACGCAACCGGCTGCTGGAGCAGCGCAGCAGCGACAGCCACTGGCTCGACGCGGTGGAGCGCGAGACCGCCGAACTCGCGGTGGCGGTGGCGGCCATGCGCGGCGAGACCGTGACGCGGCTGGCCGCAATGCTGCACAAGCGCGGCGCGGCATCGGCCTTCCCGTCCGCGCTCATCGCGCTCGACGGCTGGATGGAGCAGGCGCTGGCGAATGAGCCGGCCACTGCGGTGGAGGACCGCTATCGCGCGATCCTGCGCGACAACCGCCCACGCGATGCCGCCGCCGGCCGCACACTGGACGGCCCGCATCTCACCGACCTGCAGGTGATCTACGCACCGAAGAACATGCCGGCGCGCGATGCCTCGACTGGCGAGCAGAAAGCACTGCTGATCGGCCTGATCCTGGCCCATGCCACGCTGGTCGCCGAAATGACCGGCATCACGCCACTGCTGCTGCTGGACGAAATCGTGGCCCATCTCGACCCCGACCGCCGCCGATCACTGTTCGGCGAATTGAGCACGCTCGGCGCGCAGGTCTGGATGACCGGTGCCGACCCAGCTGCATTTGCCGATCTCGGCCCCATGGGCGAGGTATTCGATGTCATCCAGGGCAAGATCGCCCGGCGAGCGTGA
- the cyoD gene encoding cytochrome o ubiquinol oxidase subunit IV, producing the protein MSADAHAGHSHDSHGHDNHAHGHGHDDGRDHGSYKSYLTGFILSVILTVIPFYLVMAGVIENKNWTIAIIVALAVVQIVVHMVYFLHMNTTSDGGWTLMALIFTLIVVVIALAGSLWVMYHLNVNMMPVHDMRNMP; encoded by the coding sequence ATGAGCGCTGACGCACACGCTGGCCACAGTCACGATTCGCACGGTCACGATAATCACGCGCATGGCCACGGCCATGACGACGGCCGCGATCACGGTTCGTACAAGTCCTATCTGACCGGGTTCATTCTCTCGGTGATCCTCACCGTCATCCCGTTCTATCTGGTGATGGCCGGCGTGATCGAGAACAAGAACTGGACCATCGCAATCATCGTTGCCTTGGCCGTGGTGCAGATCGTGGTTCACATGGTCTACTTCCTGCACATGAACACGACGTCGGACGGCGGCTGGACCTTGATGGCGCTGATCTTCACGCTCATCGTTGTCGTCATCGCGCTCGCTGGCTCGCTGTGGGTGATGTATCACCTCAACGTCAACATGATGCCGGTTCACGACATGCGGAACATGCCCTGA